The following are encoded in a window of Algiphilus aromaticivorans DG1253 genomic DNA:
- a CDS encoding TetR/AcrR family transcriptional regulator has product MQPHQQRRKEEKAQRRESILDAAEQVFAQSGFDAATMDDVARVARVSRALVYVYFGDKRELHLAICQRALVELRSLFEAAVASQARGRDQLVAIGRSYMRFADSHPCYFQALSRYEATEATEAEACGGEDATQDAVMTAGRAVHAVTVAAIEQGMRDGSLRSDIANPMHMAMTMWGFTHGVLQIAQHKSFMLEREGLSPAAFLDQAAELAARALEPTT; this is encoded by the coding sequence ATGCAGCCTCATCAACAACGTCGCAAGGAAGAGAAGGCGCAGCGCCGGGAAAGCATCCTCGACGCCGCCGAACAGGTCTTTGCCCAGAGCGGCTTCGATGCCGCGACCATGGACGATGTCGCCCGCGTCGCCCGCGTATCGCGTGCGCTGGTCTACGTCTATTTCGGCGACAAGCGCGAGCTGCATCTCGCCATCTGCCAGCGCGCCCTCGTCGAGCTTCGCAGCCTCTTCGAAGCCGCCGTCGCCAGTCAGGCGCGCGGCCGCGACCAGCTCGTCGCCATCGGTCGCAGCTACATGCGCTTCGCCGACAGCCATCCCTGCTACTTCCAGGCGCTGTCGCGCTACGAGGCCACCGAGGCCACCGAGGCCGAAGCCTGCGGCGGCGAAGACGCGACGCAGGACGCCGTCATGACCGCCGGCCGCGCCGTCCACGCCGTCACGGTCGCAGCCATCGAGCAGGGCATGCGCGACGGCAGCCTCCGGAGCGACATCGCCAATCCCATGCACATGGCCATGACGATGTGGGGCTTCACGCACGGCGTGCTGCAGATCGCGCAGCACAAGAGCTTCATGCTCGAACGCGAGGGCCTGAGCCCTGCCGCCTTCCTGGACCAGGCGGCCGAACTCGCCGCCCGCGCACTGGAGCCGACGACATGA
- a CDS encoding TolC family protein yields MSARILAAGLLLLLASAAPASGEDTQLDAYVREALRHNPVMEAGMQALLARDLERRSARARRLPSLDFSARYSRQTGGRSIDFPAGQLFNPIHATLNDLLADRGDPPMFPTDVQDIEEPLLRSREQDTRLQLRAPLYAPELGAAIAAAVAETRAESARLEATARNLVREVKRAYFAAARSAAAEDILEASRGLLAEDERIARVLLREGSATEDRVLRARAEVLAVEQRLDAARARTRQARRQLARLLDRDDSSDLVLPEVAPETLLTQELPASEALPSAEYEIPPRPELERLSSAVEAAEAGADARRAQSLPQLSLAADYGIEGEDYRLSRDADFATVSLVLQWNLFDFGARRASRDAAAAEAARLRAERADLEATLRQALTSAREDLAVARRAQATAAARVEAAEAAFRIAERKREENSLSQVAFLDAERALTEARLNLVISHFALRDQRAEVELVSAGYPLPPLPLTAPEPRK; encoded by the coding sequence ATGAGCGCCCGCATCCTGGCCGCCGGCCTGCTTCTGCTGCTCGCCTCCGCTGCACCCGCGTCGGGCGAGGACACGCAGCTCGACGCCTACGTCCGCGAAGCCCTGCGCCACAACCCGGTCATGGAAGCCGGCATGCAGGCCCTGCTCGCCCGCGACCTCGAGCGGCGCAGCGCGCGCGCCCGTCGCCTGCCCAGCCTCGACTTCTCGGCGCGCTACAGCCGCCAGACCGGTGGGCGCAGCATCGACTTCCCCGCCGGCCAGCTCTTCAACCCGATCCACGCCACCCTCAACGATCTGCTCGCCGACCGCGGCGATCCGCCGATGTTTCCCACCGACGTACAGGACATCGAGGAGCCGCTGCTGCGCTCGCGCGAACAGGACACTCGCCTGCAGCTGCGCGCGCCGCTCTACGCCCCAGAGCTGGGCGCTGCCATCGCCGCCGCCGTCGCCGAAACGCGTGCCGAAAGCGCACGACTGGAAGCCACCGCGCGCAACCTGGTGCGCGAGGTCAAGCGCGCCTATTTCGCCGCCGCGCGCTCGGCCGCCGCCGAGGACATTCTCGAGGCCAGCCGCGGGCTGCTCGCCGAGGACGAGCGCATCGCCAGGGTACTGCTGCGCGAAGGCAGCGCCACCGAGGACCGCGTGCTGCGCGCCCGCGCCGAGGTGCTGGCCGTGGAGCAGCGGCTGGATGCCGCCCGGGCGCGCACGCGCCAGGCACGCCGTCAGCTCGCACGACTGCTGGATCGTGACGACAGCTCCGACTTGGTGCTACCGGAGGTCGCCCCGGAGACCCTGCTCACCCAGGAGCTTCCGGCCAGTGAAGCGCTACCGTCAGCGGAATACGAAATCCCGCCGCGCCCGGAGCTGGAACGCCTCTCCAGCGCCGTCGAGGCAGCGGAGGCCGGTGCCGACGCCCGCCGCGCGCAGAGCCTGCCGCAGCTCAGCCTGGCCGCCGACTATGGCATCGAGGGCGAGGATTATCGGCTGTCGCGCGATGCCGACTTCGCCACGGTCTCGCTGGTGCTGCAATGGAATCTCTTCGACTTCGGCGCGCGCCGCGCCAGCCGCGACGCCGCCGCCGCCGAGGCCGCCCGCCTGCGCGCCGAGCGTGCCGATCTCGAAGCCACGCTGCGCCAGGCACTGACGTCAGCGCGTGAAGACCTGGCCGTGGCGCGCCGTGCCCAGGCCACCGCCGCCGCGCGCGTCGAGGCCGCCGAGGCCGCCTTCCGCATCGCCGAGCGCAAGCGCGAGGAGAACAGCTTGTCGCAAGTGGCATTCCTCGACGCCGAGCGCGCCCTCACCGAAGCGCGCCTGAATCTCGTCATCAGCCATTTCGCGCTACGCGATCAGCGCGCGGAAGTCGAGCTGGTCAGTGCGGGCTACCCCCTGCCACCGCTGCCGCTCACCGCCCCGGAGCCCCGGAAATGA
- a CDS encoding efflux RND transporter periplasmic adaptor subunit, whose product MKALPTLAPAPSRLLALAVATLVLVACAETPEPQPDPARAVRVAVPETAPAAPPIEVIGRLALRDEQQLAFRVAGIVDEVNVRAGEKVSAQQVLARLDTTDVDAAVEEAEAATEKARRDYERGERLHADNVITQTQLDDLATALEVARSQLARARFNQRHAVIRAPADGVVLQRMVEPNETVAGGQPVLAVGADGGGFVLDAALPDAEALRVALSDPATIRIDALPDTRIEGAVSELGQRADPRTGTFDVEVALQARAEQALASGLVARARILPADSREATHSRIPLSALVEGDAEGVLIFLIDDGGERVRAREVRVRWFDDDGAVLEQPLPEGARVVSIGAGFLRDGEAVRVIED is encoded by the coding sequence ATGAAGGCCTTACCGACTCTCGCCCCAGCACCCTCTCGCCTGCTCGCGCTGGCCGTGGCCACGCTCGTGCTCGTTGCATGTGCCGAGACGCCCGAACCTCAGCCCGATCCGGCACGCGCCGTGCGCGTGGCCGTCCCCGAAACCGCGCCGGCGGCGCCGCCGATCGAGGTGATCGGACGGCTGGCGCTGCGCGATGAACAGCAGCTCGCCTTCCGCGTGGCCGGCATCGTCGATGAAGTGAATGTGCGCGCGGGCGAGAAGGTGAGCGCCCAGCAGGTGCTGGCGCGGCTGGATACCACCGATGTCGACGCCGCCGTCGAGGAGGCCGAGGCGGCCACGGAAAAGGCGCGCCGCGACTACGAGCGCGGCGAGCGCCTGCACGCCGACAATGTCATCACGCAGACCCAGCTCGACGATCTCGCCACCGCGCTGGAGGTAGCGCGCTCGCAACTGGCACGCGCCCGCTTCAACCAGCGCCACGCCGTCATCCGCGCGCCCGCCGACGGTGTCGTGCTGCAGCGCATGGTCGAGCCGAACGAGACAGTGGCCGGCGGCCAGCCCGTGCTGGCCGTGGGCGCCGACGGCGGCGGTTTTGTGCTCGACGCGGCGCTGCCCGACGCCGAAGCGCTGCGCGTCGCGCTCTCCGATCCGGCCACGATCCGCATCGACGCGCTGCCCGATACCCGCATCGAAGGCGCGGTCAGCGAGCTCGGCCAGCGCGCCGATCCGCGCACCGGCACCTTCGACGTCGAGGTCGCGCTGCAGGCCCGGGCCGAACAGGCCCTTGCCAGCGGTCTCGTCGCCCGCGCCCGCATCCTTCCGGCCGACAGCCGCGAAGCCACGCACAGCCGCATCCCGCTGTCAGCGCTGGTGGAAGGCGACGCCGAGGGCGTGCTGATCTTCCTGATCGACGACGGTGGCGAGCGTGTGCGCGCCCGCGAGGTCCGCGTGCGCTGGTTCGACGACGACGGCGCCGTGCTCGAGCAGCCGCTGCCCGAGGGCGCGCGCGTCGTGAGCATCGGCGCCGGCTTCCTGCGCGACGGCGAAGCCGTGCGCGTCATCGAAGACTAA